In a single window of the Paenibacillus sp. MMS20-IR301 genome:
- the cobI gene encoding precorrin-2 C(20)-methyltransferase: protein MVKAEEQLAPRSLGTLYGVGVGPGDPELITLKACRLLRECPVVAYPATKKGGKSYAHEIIELHVNPEETVMLGLVFPMTKDPELLASGWNRTVELCWAELRQGRDVAFVTEGDPNLYSTFIHLARLMQELHPGVPVVSVPGISSVLGAAAALEQPLADGDQRVGIIPATADREALKEALLHHETVVFLKVAKVLDLLLDVLDELGLSGKASVVTKVTSPHETVWRDARDLRGKELEYLSLMVVSK, encoded by the coding sequence ATGGTGAAGGCGGAGGAGCAGCTTGCACCGCGGAGTCTTGGAACCTTGTACGGGGTTGGAGTCGGCCCTGGAGACCCGGAGCTGATTACGCTCAAAGCCTGCCGGCTGCTGCGGGAATGCCCGGTGGTAGCCTATCCAGCAACCAAGAAAGGTGGCAAATCCTACGCTCATGAAATCATCGAGCTGCATGTCAATCCGGAAGAAACGGTGATGCTGGGCCTTGTTTTCCCGATGACCAAGGATCCCGAGCTGCTGGCAAGCGGCTGGAACCGTACGGTGGAGCTGTGCTGGGCAGAGCTGCGCCAGGGGCGGGATGTGGCTTTTGTGACGGAGGGCGATCCGAATCTCTACAGCACCTTCATTCATTTGGCCCGGCTGATGCAGGAGCTTCATCCCGGGGTACCGGTTGTTTCAGTTCCGGGCATCTCCTCGGTGCTGGGTGCAGCGGCAGCCCTGGAGCAGCCGCTCGCTGACGGGGATCAGCGGGTAGGGATCATTCCGGCTACGGCTGACCGTGAGGCGCTGAAGGAAGCGCTGCTGCATCATGAGACCGTGGTCTTCCTTAAGGTAGCCAAGGTGCTGGATCTGCTGTTGGATGTGCTGGATGAGCTGGGCCTCTCCGGCAAGGCCTCTGTCGTTACCAAGGTGACCTCACCGCATGAAACAGTATGGCGGGATGCCCGGGATTTGCGGGGCAAGGAGCTGGAGTACTTAAGTCTGATGGTGGTGAGCAAATGA